One Streptomyces sp. CNQ-509 DNA window includes the following coding sequences:
- a CDS encoding 4'-phosphopantetheinyl transferase, translating to MTAAEAFTDPPEPPAERLYPEEARAVARAVPHRQAEFATVRQCARRALGALGVEPAPLLPGRRGAPQWPAGIVGSMTHCAGYRAAAVARRGEVIGIGIDAEPNEPLKDGLLEAVGLPEEQEQVRARMRGPSEVCWDRLLFSAKESVFKVWYPLTARELDFDEARIDVDPDKGTFTARILVPATTVDGISLAHMNGRWLCRSGLLVTAVALAAGAGGDGG from the coding sequence GTGACCGCGGCCGAGGCGTTCACCGACCCGCCCGAGCCGCCCGCGGAGCGGCTGTACCCCGAGGAGGCCCGGGCCGTCGCCCGGGCCGTACCGCACCGGCAAGCGGAGTTCGCGACCGTACGGCAGTGCGCGCGCCGTGCCCTGGGCGCGCTCGGCGTCGAGCCCGCGCCCCTGCTCCCCGGCCGCCGCGGCGCGCCGCAGTGGCCCGCCGGGATCGTCGGCTCCATGACGCACTGCGCCGGCTACCGCGCCGCCGCGGTCGCCCGCCGCGGTGAGGTCATCGGTATCGGCATCGACGCCGAGCCCAACGAGCCGCTGAAGGACGGCCTCCTGGAGGCCGTCGGGCTGCCGGAGGAGCAGGAGCAGGTACGCGCCCGGATGCGCGGCCCGTCCGAAGTCTGCTGGGACCGGCTGCTGTTCAGCGCCAAGGAGTCGGTCTTCAAGGTCTGGTACCCGCTCACCGCGAGGGAGCTGGACTTCGACGAGGCCCGGATCGACGTCGACCCGGACAAGGGGACCTTCACCGCCCGGATCCTGGTCCCCGCCACCACCGTCGACGGCATCTCGCTGGCGCACATGAACGGCCGATGGCTGTGCCGCAGCGGCCTGCTCGTCACCGCCGTCGCGCTGGCCGCGGGGGCCGGCGGGGACGGCGGGTAG
- a CDS encoding TetR/AcrR family transcriptional regulator translates to MARPHEPGGRPADEPPEAGQDRRELIRLAAVELFARHGYRGTTVRAIAERAGVDPALVMYHFGSKENVFSTVIRETMRAEELLPELPHLLDEVADTDSADDPAADGKCPGGPGSRLLRGFLTRWEDAATRPSLLVVFRSAMEHPEASQLFREVAGGELLLPLARRIPAPDPELRAVLVASLLVGLVTGRYVVPIEPLAGMELDTVVGLYGPYADDMLLGRLGGSPPPGLPGA, encoded by the coding sequence ATGGCGCGGCCCCATGAGCCCGGCGGCCGGCCGGCGGACGAGCCGCCGGAAGCCGGGCAGGACCGCCGCGAGCTGATCCGGCTCGCGGCGGTCGAGCTCTTCGCGCGGCACGGCTACCGCGGCACCACCGTGCGCGCCATCGCCGAACGCGCCGGGGTGGATCCGGCGCTGGTGATGTACCACTTCGGCAGCAAGGAGAACGTCTTCTCCACGGTGATCCGGGAGACGATGCGCGCCGAGGAACTGCTGCCGGAGCTGCCGCACCTGCTCGACGAGGTCGCCGACACCGACAGCGCCGACGACCCCGCCGCGGACGGCAAGTGCCCCGGCGGGCCCGGCAGCCGGCTGCTGCGCGGCTTCCTCACCCGCTGGGAGGACGCCGCCACCCGCCCCTCGCTCCTCGTGGTCTTCCGCTCCGCGATGGAGCACCCCGAGGCGTCGCAGCTCTTCCGTGAGGTCGCCGGCGGCGAACTGCTGCTGCCCCTCGCCCGCCGCATCCCCGCGCCCGACCCCGAACTGCGCGCGGTCCTGGTCGCCTCGCTGCTCGTCGGGCTGGTCACCGGGCGCTACGTGGTGCCGATCGAACCGCTGGCCGGGATGGAGCTGGACACCGTCGTCGGGCTCTACGGCCCGTACGCGGACGACATGCTGCTCGGCCGGCTGGGCGGCTCCCCGCCGCCCGGCCTGCCCGGCGCCTGA
- a CDS encoding type I polyketide synthase, which translates to MFALAFPGQGSQHKGMGAQLFGRFPEEVARADEILGYSIEELCRDDVEGRLQNTEYTQPALFVVNALSHLAHRADGGAEPDYLAGHSLGEYNALHAAGAFDFATGLRLVAKRGELMSRVADGGMAAVVGLTAEQVAELLARPGLENLSIANYNNPTQIVVAGPRDDVAGARAVFEEAGAGLFTVLRVSGAFHSPYMSAIQGEFAEFLNKFTLAPPAVPVISNVTALPYEDDVAAALVRQLDHPVRWTDTVRYLIARGVADIKPIGPGRAMRGLIKATRRDEERRAEEAREAAAAEDAARIAVAPASGGELRLRRPERDRARPEGTPAVQLHQALLKDLRTTVAQVLKVEPAVVRSETELSELGFDSIRLIEFADLLRRDLGVDLTPSVFFEHFTLEAFARHLLTEHHDLVSARYPDAGDDAPRTGPRGAGRAQDDAPLPDPYPVAVVGLSAVLPGSADLEGFWQRLLAGDELVTKVPEDRWRDWAGAERAARAHGAFLDEVDSFDCSFFGISPHEAELMDPHQRLFLQTVWKAVEDSGRRPDTLAGSRTGLFVGLSSMDYAEVLGHSAAGPQAHTATGLSHAVLPNRVSYQLDLRGPSEAIDTACSSSLVAVHRAVRSLRTGECGLAIAGGVNLMLSPTPFECFELAGMLAPDGRCKTFDQSADGYVRGEGVVAVVLKPLAAAEADGDHIHAVIRGSAVGHSGRAASLTAPSPEAQADVIVDAWRAAGLDPATATHVETHGTGTSLGDPIEIEGLKQAFARLYAAWGHDAPAEPHITLGSVKTAIGHLEAAAGLAGLVTMVKALRYGKLPALRHFEKLNPYIRLDGSPFRIGDRAGDWPRRTAPEGPVPRRCGVSSFGFGGSNAHVVLEEYEREPAGGEAPSAPLLIPLSARTPDALRDYARELVRHLDLHAPAGGTADFALTALADTLQLGREPMAARLAVVAEDADELYDALVHFLRGEDQGDTWWSGQATGAADLSRALLAGPEGNTYLDALAAAGKAAALARLWAAGADFDWALLRGGRPVRRTSLPTYPFERRPIRPQDLVPHVLLTPGQARPALAAAPAPAALAAAPAPAALPSGAGAAQEAVLGHLVGLFAEELKWRPEEIDPRAGFDDLGLSSLLVEKLRRRLEEHYGPVDSATLFTYKNLDALARHMAGRVRTPPAATPAPAAVQPAAVQPAAVQPGAVQPAPVPPAAAGAGTADIAIVGISGRYPKAPTLADFWDRLLAGDDCVDEIPLDRPGYRRYAELAREKFGDQWPRWGGFLDDVDAFDPQFFHISPRDARLLDPQERLFLTTAWETLEDAGYTPASLADPELGDERGSVGVFAGVTYNNYQMFAGGDLDEGVWRIVGSQTFSVANRISHLLNLGGPSLTLDTACSSSLYAIHLAVAAIRRGECAMALAGGVNLSLHPSKYVMLAEAGFLAEDGRCRAFAEGGTGYVPAEAVGAVLLKPLGRALADGDRIHAVIKGSAVNSDGRTYGYGVPNPVAQAELVRAALADAGVDAGSIGYVEAHGTGTSLGDPIEVRGLTEAYADAAAPHRRDGRPACAIGSVKATMGHAEAAAGIAQVTKVVLQLRHGTLVPSLLHTPELNPNLDLDSTPFAVQRETAPWEPPVLPGTGGPVTGPRRAGVSSFGAGGVNVHLILEEAPARPAPAAAGAGRPLVFPLSARTPENLRAYAARMAAFLRTLPAEPGAGDPEVPRAADVAYTLQHGREPMEYRAAFAARTLAEAAERFARVAAGDDGDERISTGRRPGRSGAAPAVPADAAPEQAAALWAAGGDADWAARPTGGRRVSLPTYPFSQERYWLEPSATNPARPTAPAVPIPVPAPRTAPEAEDSAAAPAAREAAAAADLLASLAAAPASERHTALATRMQQTLGELLEFPPGSPPDRQRGFFELGMDSVMAVRLGNLLEEALGLVLYAGVVFDYPSIDELAAYLLDELSLDDAPAPAAPEPAAEAPESAPDSALQVVHYTAGWEPAAAPEGPASWLTGPVLVFDDDGALTERVRDRHSGAAPVVGVRPGEAYEVAGDGRTVRAGSAQDHAALLAGLDAPPVTVLHAWSDPRTALTSVFHLSQALLRQGLRAPVRLLRVAAHADGGPDPLAEAFGGFARSVDHENPRLVQQAVAVRADAGEEPAAALLRACEAELAADARADAEVRHDADGRRVRRLRELPAVAPDAPGGVAVRPGGTYVITGGGGGLGLLFAEHLARQARVNLLLVGRSPLTGERQEALERIRALGADVRYERADVSDRGDVEWILAAARNRWGSVHGVIHSAGVLRDGLLPNKTADEIDLVLAGKVDGAVHFDAETAADDLDFFMVFSSLAALAGNPGQVDYAFASRFLNAFSRRREELRAAGERSGASIALVWPFWREGGMRVDESTEGFVRRRLGLTPLENAVGVEAFDAALRHAAPEFGVVHAERDKLQRVLRIEPPAAESAARRPGAAAKAGGGKPATGKGDSTVEIELKGVLAELGL; encoded by the coding sequence ATGTTTGCGCTTGCCTTCCCAGGTCAGGGTTCGCAGCACAAAGGGATGGGTGCGCAGCTCTTCGGCAGGTTCCCGGAGGAAGTCGCCCGCGCGGACGAGATACTCGGTTATTCCATCGAGGAGCTGTGCCGTGACGACGTCGAAGGACGGCTGCAGAACACGGAGTACACGCAGCCCGCGCTCTTCGTCGTCAACGCGCTGAGCCACCTGGCCCACCGCGCCGACGGCGGCGCCGAGCCCGACTATCTCGCCGGGCACAGCCTCGGCGAGTACAACGCCCTGCACGCCGCCGGCGCGTTCGACTTCGCCACCGGACTGCGGCTGGTCGCCAAGCGCGGCGAGCTGATGTCGCGGGTGGCGGACGGCGGAATGGCCGCCGTCGTCGGGCTCACCGCGGAACAGGTCGCGGAACTCCTGGCGCGGCCGGGCCTGGAGAACCTGTCGATCGCCAACTACAACAACCCGACGCAGATCGTCGTCGCGGGACCGCGTGATGACGTGGCGGGCGCTCGCGCCGTCTTCGAGGAGGCGGGCGCCGGCCTGTTCACCGTGCTGCGGGTCAGCGGCGCGTTCCATTCCCCGTACATGTCGGCGATCCAGGGCGAGTTCGCCGAGTTCCTGAACAAATTCACGCTCGCGCCGCCCGCCGTGCCCGTCATCTCGAACGTGACCGCCCTGCCGTACGAGGACGATGTCGCCGCCGCGCTGGTGCGGCAGCTCGACCACCCGGTGCGCTGGACAGACACCGTCCGCTACCTCATCGCGCGGGGGGTCGCGGACATCAAGCCCATCGGTCCCGGCCGGGCCATGCGCGGGCTGATCAAGGCGACCCGGCGCGACGAGGAGCGCCGCGCAGAGGAGGCGCGGGAGGCGGCCGCGGCGGAGGACGCCGCACGGATCGCGGTGGCCCCCGCCTCCGGCGGCGAACTGCGCCTGCGCCGCCCCGAGCGCGACCGCGCCCGCCCCGAGGGCACCCCCGCCGTCCAACTGCACCAGGCACTCCTGAAGGACCTGCGCACCACCGTCGCGCAGGTGCTGAAGGTCGAACCCGCCGTCGTACGCAGCGAGACGGAGCTGAGCGAGCTGGGCTTCGACTCGATCCGGCTGATCGAGTTCGCCGACCTGCTCCGCCGTGACCTCGGCGTCGACCTCACCCCTTCGGTGTTCTTCGAGCACTTCACCCTGGAGGCGTTCGCGCGCCACCTCCTCACCGAGCACCACGACCTCGTCTCCGCCCGCTACCCCGACGCCGGCGACGACGCCCCCCGCACCGGCCCCCGCGGCGCGGGGCGGGCCCAGGACGACGCCCCGCTGCCGGACCCGTACCCCGTCGCCGTCGTCGGCCTCAGCGCCGTCCTGCCCGGCTCTGCGGACCTGGAGGGCTTCTGGCAGCGGCTGCTGGCGGGCGACGAACTCGTCACCAAGGTCCCCGAGGACCGCTGGCGCGACTGGGCGGGCGCGGAGCGCGCGGCCCGCGCGCACGGCGCGTTCCTCGACGAAGTCGACTCCTTCGACTGCTCGTTCTTCGGTATCTCGCCGCACGAGGCCGAGCTGATGGACCCGCACCAGCGGCTCTTCCTGCAGACCGTGTGGAAGGCCGTCGAGGACTCCGGCCGCCGCCCCGACACCCTCGCGGGCAGCCGCACCGGCCTGTTCGTCGGGCTCAGCTCCATGGACTACGCGGAGGTGCTGGGCCACAGCGCCGCCGGGCCGCAGGCGCACACCGCCACCGGGCTCTCCCACGCCGTGCTCCCCAACCGGGTCTCGTACCAGCTCGACCTGCGCGGCCCCAGCGAGGCGATCGACACCGCGTGCTCGTCGTCGCTCGTCGCGGTCCACCGCGCGGTCCGCAGCCTGCGCACGGGCGAGTGCGGGCTGGCCATCGCCGGCGGCGTGAACCTCATGCTCAGCCCCACCCCCTTCGAGTGCTTCGAACTGGCGGGGATGCTCGCCCCCGACGGCCGCTGCAAGACCTTCGACCAGTCCGCGGACGGGTACGTACGCGGCGAGGGCGTCGTCGCCGTCGTGCTCAAGCCGCTGGCCGCCGCCGAGGCCGACGGGGACCACATCCACGCCGTGATCCGCGGCAGTGCCGTCGGCCACTCCGGCCGCGCCGCGTCGCTCACCGCGCCCAGCCCCGAGGCGCAGGCCGACGTCATCGTCGACGCCTGGCGCGCGGCGGGGCTCGACCCGGCCACCGCCACCCACGTGGAGACCCATGGCACCGGCACCAGCCTCGGCGACCCCATCGAGATCGAGGGCCTGAAGCAGGCGTTCGCCCGCCTCTACGCCGCCTGGGGCCACGACGCCCCCGCCGAGCCGCACATCACCCTCGGCTCGGTCAAGACCGCCATCGGCCACCTGGAGGCGGCCGCCGGTCTTGCCGGCCTGGTCACGATGGTGAAGGCGCTGCGGTACGGGAAGCTGCCCGCCCTGCGCCACTTCGAGAAGCTGAACCCCTACATCCGCCTGGACGGCAGCCCCTTCCGCATCGGCGACCGCGCCGGCGACTGGCCGCGCCGCACGGCCCCCGAAGGGCCCGTCCCACGCCGCTGCGGCGTCAGCTCCTTCGGCTTCGGCGGCAGCAACGCACACGTCGTGCTGGAGGAGTACGAGCGCGAGCCCGCCGGCGGCGAGGCGCCGAGCGCCCCGCTGCTGATCCCGCTGTCGGCCCGAACGCCCGACGCGCTGCGCGACTACGCCCGCGAACTGGTCCGCCACCTCGACCTGCACGCGCCCGCCGGGGGCACGGCCGACTTCGCGCTCACCGCGCTCGCCGACACCCTGCAGCTCGGCCGCGAGCCCATGGCGGCCCGGCTCGCGGTCGTCGCGGAGGACGCCGACGAACTGTACGACGCGCTGGTGCACTTCCTGCGCGGCGAGGACCAGGGCGACACCTGGTGGAGCGGGCAGGCCACCGGCGCCGCGGACCTCTCGCGCGCGCTGCTCGCCGGGCCCGAGGGCAACACGTACCTCGACGCCCTCGCCGCCGCGGGCAAGGCCGCGGCCCTCGCCCGGCTCTGGGCGGCCGGGGCGGACTTCGACTGGGCGCTGCTGCGCGGCGGCAGGCCCGTACGCCGCACGTCCCTGCCGACGTACCCCTTCGAGCGCCGCCCGATCCGCCCGCAGGATCTCGTGCCGCACGTCCTGCTCACCCCGGGCCAGGCGCGGCCCGCCCTCGCCGCGGCCCCCGCACCCGCGGCCCTGGCCGCCGCCCCTGCTCCCGCCGCGCTGCCGAGCGGCGCGGGCGCTGCGCAGGAGGCCGTGCTGGGGCATCTCGTGGGGCTCTTCGCCGAGGAGCTGAAGTGGCGTCCCGAGGAGATCGACCCGCGGGCCGGCTTCGACGACCTGGGCCTCAGCTCCCTGCTGGTGGAGAAGCTGCGCCGGCGGCTGGAGGAGCACTACGGGCCGGTCGACAGCGCCACGCTCTTCACGTACAAGAACCTGGACGCGCTCGCGCGCCACATGGCGGGACGGGTACGCACCCCGCCCGCCGCGACGCCCGCACCCGCGGCCGTCCAGCCCGCGGCCGTTCAACCCGCCGCCGTGCAGCCGGGCGCCGTCCAGCCCGCTCCCGTGCCGCCCGCCGCCGCGGGCGCCGGCACCGCGGACATCGCCATCGTCGGCATCAGCGGCCGCTACCCCAAGGCCCCCACCCTGGCCGACTTCTGGGACCGGCTGCTCGCCGGCGACGACTGCGTGGACGAGATCCCCCTCGACCGCCCCGGCTACCGCCGCTACGCGGAGCTGGCGCGCGAGAAGTTCGGCGACCAGTGGCCGCGCTGGGGCGGCTTCCTCGACGACGTCGACGCCTTCGACCCGCAGTTCTTCCACATCTCGCCGCGCGACGCCCGGCTGCTCGACCCGCAGGAACGGCTCTTCCTCACCACCGCGTGGGAGACCCTGGAGGACGCCGGCTACACCCCCGCGTCGCTGGCCGACCCCGAACTCGGCGACGAGCGCGGCTCGGTGGGAGTCTTCGCCGGGGTGACGTACAACAACTACCAGATGTTCGCGGGCGGCGACCTGGACGAGGGCGTCTGGCGCATCGTCGGCTCGCAGACCTTCTCGGTCGCCAACCGCATCTCCCACCTGCTCAACCTCGGCGGCCCCAGCCTGACCCTGGACACCGCCTGCTCCTCCTCTCTCTACGCCATCCACCTGGCGGTCGCCGCGATCCGCCGCGGCGAGTGCGCCATGGCACTGGCCGGCGGGGTGAACCTGTCGCTGCACCCGAGCAAGTACGTGATGCTCGCCGAGGCCGGGTTCCTCGCCGAGGACGGCCGGTGCCGCGCCTTCGCCGAGGGCGGCACCGGCTACGTACCGGCCGAGGCGGTCGGCGCGGTGCTCCTCAAGCCGCTCGGCCGGGCGCTGGCCGACGGCGACCGGATCCACGCCGTCATCAAGGGCTCGGCGGTCAACAGCGACGGCCGCACGTACGGTTACGGCGTCCCCAACCCCGTCGCGCAGGCCGAGCTGGTCCGCGCCGCGCTCGCCGACGCCGGGGTCGACGCCGGCTCCATCGGCTACGTCGAGGCGCACGGCACCGGCACCAGCCTCGGCGACCCCATCGAGGTCCGCGGCCTCACCGAGGCGTACGCGGACGCCGCCGCCCCGCACCGCCGCGACGGCCGCCCGGCCTGCGCCATCGGCTCGGTGAAGGCCACCATGGGCCACGCCGAGGCGGCAGCCGGCATCGCCCAGGTCACCAAGGTGGTGCTGCAGTTGCGGCACGGCACGCTCGTGCCCTCCCTGCTGCACACCCCCGAACTCAATCCGAACCTCGACCTCGACAGCACGCCGTTCGCCGTGCAGCGCGAGACCGCCCCCTGGGAGCCGCCGGTGCTGCCGGGGACGGGCGGGCCCGTGACCGGGCCGCGCCGCGCGGGCGTCAGCTCCTTCGGCGCGGGCGGCGTCAACGTCCACCTGATCCTGGAGGAGGCCCCGGCCCGCCCCGCCCCGGCCGCCGCGGGTGCCGGCCGGCCGCTGGTGTTCCCGCTGTCGGCCCGTACGCCGGAGAACCTGCGCGCGTACGCGGCCCGCATGGCGGCGTTCCTCCGCACGCTGCCCGCGGAGCCCGGCGCCGGGGACCCGGAGGTGCCGCGGGCCGCCGACGTCGCGTACACGCTCCAGCACGGCAGGGAGCCGATGGAGTACCGCGCCGCGTTCGCGGCCCGTACGCTCGCCGAGGCCGCCGAGCGCTTCGCGCGCGTCGCCGCCGGCGACGACGGCGACGAGCGCATCAGCACCGGCCGCCGCCCCGGCCGGTCGGGCGCCGCGCCCGCGGTGCCCGCCGACGCCGCGCCGGAGCAGGCCGCCGCGCTGTGGGCGGCGGGCGGCGACGCGGACTGGGCCGCCCGGCCCACCGGCGGGCGCCGGGTGTCGCTGCCGACGTACCCCTTCTCGCAGGAGCGCTACTGGCTGGAGCCGAGCGCCACGAACCCGGCACGGCCGACCGCACCGGCCGTGCCGATCCCCGTCCCCGCGCCGCGGACCGCCCCGGAGGCGGAGGACTCCGCGGCGGCTCCCGCGGCGCGGGAGGCGGCCGCCGCTGCGGACCTGCTCGCGTCGCTGGCCGCCGCGCCCGCCAGCGAGCGCCACACCGCGCTGGCCACGCGGATGCAGCAGACGCTCGGCGAGCTGCTGGAGTTCCCGCCCGGCAGCCCGCCGGACCGGCAGCGCGGCTTCTTCGAGCTGGGCATGGACTCGGTGATGGCCGTCCGCCTCGGCAATCTGCTCGAAGAGGCGCTGGGCCTGGTCCTGTACGCCGGGGTGGTCTTCGACTACCCGTCCATCGACGAGCTCGCCGCCTATCTGCTGGACGAGCTGAGCCTCGACGACGCCCCCGCCCCGGCGGCACCGGAACCCGCCGCGGAGGCACCGGAGTCCGCGCCCGACAGCGCCCTCCAGGTCGTGCACTACACCGCAGGATGGGAGCCGGCCGCCGCCCCCGAGGGCCCCGCCTCCTGGCTCACCGGACCCGTGCTCGTCTTCGACGACGACGGCGCCCTCACCGAGCGGGTACGCGACCGTCACTCCGGCGCCGCGCCCGTCGTCGGCGTCCGGCCCGGCGAGGCATACGAGGTGGCCGGCGACGGCCGTACCGTACGCGCCGGGTCCGCCCAGGACCACGCCGCGCTGCTCGCCGGACTCGACGCCCCGCCGGTCACCGTGCTGCACGCCTGGAGCGACCCGCGCACCGCGCTCACCTCGGTCTTCCACCTCAGCCAGGCGCTCCTGCGGCAGGGCCTGCGCGCCCCCGTGCGGCTGCTGCGCGTCGCCGCCCACGCCGACGGCGGGCCCGACCCGCTGGCCGAGGCGTTCGGCGGCTTCGCCCGCAGCGTCGACCACGAGAACCCGCGCCTCGTCCAGCAGGCCGTCGCCGTACGCGCCGACGCGGGCGAGGAGCCCGCCGCCGCCCTGCTGCGCGCCTGCGAGGCAGAACTCGCCGCGGACGCCCGCGCCGACGCCGAGGTACGCCACGACGCGGACGGCCGCCGGGTGCGCAGGCTCCGCGAGCTGCCCGCGGTGGCACCCGACGCGCCGGGCGGCGTCGCGGTCCGGCCGGGCGGCACATACGTCATCACCGGCGGCGGAGGCGGCCTCGGCCTGCTCTTCGCCGAACACCTCGCCCGCCAGGCCCGGGTGAACCTGCTGCTCGTCGGCCGCTCACCGCTCACCGGAGAGCGGCAGGAGGCGCTGGAGCGCATCCGCGCCCTCGGCGCCGACGTCCGCTACGAGCGTGCCGACGTCTCCGACCGCGGCGACGTCGAGTGGATCCTGGCCGCCGCCCGCAACCGCTGGGGCAGCGTGCACGGCGTCATCCACTCCGCGGGCGTGCTGCGCGACGGGCTGCTGCCCAACAAGACCGCCGACGAGATCGACCTGGTCCTCGCCGGCAAGGTCGACGGCGCCGTCCACTTCGACGCCGAGACCGCCGCGGACGACCTCGACTTCTTCATGGTCTTCTCGTCGCTCGCCGCGCTCGCGGGCAACCCCGGCCAGGTCGACTACGCCTTCGCCAGCCGCTTCCTCAACGCCTTCAGCCGCCGCCGCGAGGAACTGCGCGCCGCGGGCGAGCGGTCCGGCGCGAGCATCGCGCTCGTCTGGCCGTTCTGGCGCGAGGGCGGCATGCGCGTCGACGAGTCGACGGAGGGCTTCGTACGCCGCCGCCTGGGCCTGACGCCGCTGGAGAACGCGGTGGGGGTGGAGGCGTTCGACGCGGCGCTGCGGCACGCCGCGCCGGAGTTCGGCGTCGTGCACGCCGAACGGGACAAGCTGCAGCGGGTGCTGCGGATCGAGCCGCCGGCCGCCGAGTCCGCGGCGCGGCGGCCCGGGGCGGCCGCCAAGGCCGGCGGCGGCAAGCCGGCCACCGGGAAGGGCGATTCGACGGTGGAGATAGAGCTGAAGGGCGTCCTGGCCGAGCTGGGGCTCTAG
- a CDS encoding fatty acyl-AMP ligase: MTPAATIGAALLDLADSDPDRPLAYVEGSGDPVRLTAAELAERAGAAATTLAEHGVRRGDRVGVCMDTSADAYATLHGCFLLGAIPFVSEPPLATMRRQRWADRLRLLISRAEPRAVVVAPEFLDAVTEPCKEAGVAIVEPPFEGGLDLAAAQAKPDDIALLQFTSGTTGDSRGVTLTHESIFANAAAIGEHAYRAGDLIVSWLPMHHDMGLIGLNLAPLLHGLPVASMPPLSFAVRPERWLWAMHRYRGTFTSAPNFAYRMCASNIPDAKLAGLDLSAWRVAGNGAEVVQANTLRLFAERMAPYGYGERSMMPCYGMAEITLAATMCVPGEPLTTLTVSRDRLAADGEVVEAEPGAADAQELVSSGTPLTGMELRVVDDAGADLPDRKQGTILLRTASMMSGYYRQPEETAKVLGDDGWLNTGDQGFTDAGQTYVTGRIKDVVIIAGSNYHPYAFESAAAAVEGLRANSIAAVGCPDEERSTEALVLVVESKSHADAEAVAQIREGVIQAVSAETGLRPDRVEVVPRGTLPKTPSGKLQRRHVVDALVNGTLPTSH; the protein is encoded by the coding sequence ATGACGCCGGCCGCCACGATAGGCGCGGCGCTGCTCGATCTCGCGGACAGCGACCCCGACCGTCCGCTGGCGTACGTCGAGGGCTCGGGCGACCCCGTCAGGCTGACCGCGGCGGAGCTGGCCGAGCGCGCGGGCGCCGCCGCGACCACCCTCGCGGAGCACGGCGTGCGGCGCGGTGACCGCGTCGGCGTCTGCATGGACACCAGCGCCGACGCGTACGCCACGCTGCACGGCTGCTTCCTGCTGGGCGCCATCCCGTTCGTCAGCGAGCCGCCGCTGGCGACGATGCGCCGGCAGCGCTGGGCCGACCGGCTGCGGCTGCTGATCAGCCGCGCCGAGCCGCGGGCCGTGGTCGTCGCGCCGGAGTTCCTCGACGCGGTGACGGAGCCGTGCAAGGAGGCCGGCGTCGCGATCGTCGAGCCGCCCTTCGAAGGCGGTCTCGACCTGGCCGCCGCGCAGGCCAAGCCCGACGACATCGCGCTGCTGCAGTTCACCTCCGGCACCACGGGCGACAGCCGGGGCGTGACCCTGACCCACGAGTCGATCTTCGCCAACGCCGCGGCCATCGGCGAGCACGCCTACCGCGCCGGCGACCTGATCGTGAGCTGGCTGCCCATGCACCACGACATGGGCCTGATCGGGCTGAACCTCGCGCCGCTGCTGCACGGGCTGCCGGTGGCGAGCATGCCGCCGCTCTCGTTCGCGGTCCGGCCCGAGCGGTGGCTGTGGGCGATGCACCGCTACCGGGGCACGTTCACCTCGGCGCCCAACTTCGCGTACCGCATGTGCGCCTCGAACATCCCCGACGCCAAGCTGGCGGGCCTCGACCTGAGCGCCTGGCGGGTCGCGGGCAACGGCGCGGAGGTCGTCCAGGCGAACACCCTGCGGCTGTTCGCCGAGCGCATGGCCCCGTACGGCTACGGCGAGCGTTCGATGATGCCCTGCTACGGCATGGCGGAGATCACCCTCGCCGCGACCATGTGCGTGCCCGGCGAGCCGCTGACCACGCTCACCGTCAGCCGCGACCGGCTGGCCGCGGACGGCGAGGTCGTGGAGGCCGAGCCGGGCGCCGCCGACGCGCAGGAGCTGGTCTCCTCCGGCACCCCGCTGACGGGCATGGAGCTGCGCGTCGTGGACGATGCGGGCGCCGACCTGCCGGACCGCAAGCAGGGCACCATCCTGCTGCGTACTGCCTCGATGATGTCCGGCTACTACCGCCAGCCCGAGGAGACCGCGAAGGTCCTGGGCGACGACGGCTGGCTGAACACCGGCGACCAGGGCTTCACCGACGCCGGGCAGACCTACGTCACCGGCCGCATCAAGGACGTCGTCATCATCGCCGGGTCCAACTACCACCCGTACGCCTTCGAATCGGCCGCCGCCGCGGTGGAGGGGCTGCGGGCGAACTCCATCGCCGCCGTGGGCTGCCCCGACGAGGAGCGCAGCACGGAGGCGCTGGTGCTGGTGGTGGAGTCGAAGAGCCACGCGGACGCCGAGGCCGTCGCCCAGATCCGCGAGGGCGTCATCCAGGCGGTCTCCGCCGAGACGGGGCTGCGCCCCGACCGGGTGGAGGTCGTGCCGCGGGGCACGCTGCCCAAGACCCCGAGCGGCAAGCTCCAGCGGCGCCACGTGGTGGATGCGCTCGTCAACGGCACGCTGCCGACGAGCCACTGA